A genomic stretch from Helianthus annuus cultivar XRQ/B chromosome 1, HanXRQr2.0-SUNRISE, whole genome shotgun sequence includes:
- the LOC110886618 gene encoding BURP domain-containing protein 3 — MKFFLLLFFTLFSVALVGSHAVTPEVYWKSVLPNSPMPKSIKDLLYSEWNDEKSTAGKSGVGVHTYKGKPLYFDVQNVPAFHTSFLNRYTEAASEKDVSFLNRYTEAASEKTASFLNRYTEAASEKTASFLNRYTEAASEKAASVSFLNRYTEATSENQLKDNPNAALFFFENDLHLGKEMNLYFNKNDQKAKFLPREIADSIPFSSNKLPQIYNEFSVNPGSMEAKVMKQTLEECEKPSNEGEEGYCATSLESMVDFSTTRLGKKVKVISTEVNTKESILVGMYKIEVAKKFPANTAVVCHKLNYAHAVFYCHKTVSTRAYAVSMISADGKKMNAAAVCHTDTSKWNPKHLAFQVLKVKPGAVPICHFLPEDHVAWVPY; from the exons ATGAAGttctttcttctcctcttttttacacttttttct GTAGCACTTGTAGGAAGTCATGCAGTGACTCCTGAAGTATACTGGAAGTCTGTGTTACCAAACAGTCCTATGCCAAAATCAATCAAAGATCTTCTATATTCAG AATGGAACGATGAGAAGAGCACCGCAGGAAAAAGTGGCGTAGGCGTTCATACCTACAAAGGGAAGCCACTTTACTTTGATGTTCAGAATGTACCTGCTTTCCACACATCCTTTCTCAACAGGTACACGGAGGCTGCATCCGAGAAGGATGTATCCTTTCTCAACAGGTACACCGAGGCTGCATCTGAGAAGACTGCATCCTTTCTCAACAGGTACACCGAGGCTGCATCTGAGAAGACTGCATCCTTTCTCAACAGGTACACAGAGGCTGCATCCGAGAAGGCTGCATCTGTATCCTTTCTCAACAGGTACACAGAGGCTACATCCGAGAATCAGCTCAAGGATAATCCAAATGCAGCGTTGTTCTTCTTCGAAAACGACTTGCATCTAGGCAAAGAAATGAATCTATATTTCAATAAAAACGACCAAAAAGCGAAGTTTTTACCACGAGAAATCGCTGATTCAATACCCTTTTCGTCAAACAAGCTTCCCCAAATTTACAACGAGTTCTCAGTTAACCCCGGCTCCATGGAAGCCAAAGTCATGAAGCAAACGCTTGAAGAATGCGAGAAACCAAGCAACGAAGGTGAAGAGGGGTATTGTGCGACTTCATTGGAATCCATGGTGGATTTTAGCACTACCAGACTTGGTAAAAAggtgaaagtgatttcaacagaGGTAAACACTAAAGAAAGTATCCTCGTAGGAATGTACAAAATCGAAGTCGCTAAAAAGTTTCCTGCAAACACAGCCGTGGTTTGCCATAAGCTAAACTACGCACACGCGGTCTTTTATTGCCATAAAACCGTTAGCACTCGAGCCTATGCAGTTTCTATGATCAGTGCTGATGGTAAGAAAATGAATGCGGCCGCGGTTTGCCATACTGATACCTCGAAATGGAACCCGAAACACTTGGCGTTCCAAGTGCTTAAAGTGAAACCAGGTGCTGTTCCGATTTGCCATTTCTTGCCTGAAGATCATGTTGCTTGGGTTCCATACTAG